A genomic region of Chaetodon auriga isolate fChaAug3 chromosome 11, fChaAug3.hap1, whole genome shotgun sequence contains the following coding sequences:
- the vit gene encoding vitrin isoform X1: MNSAALTVVCLALLLSCACGAKPNGSKNKKPKQVVPAIECDVRAGKINLPEFIVKCPAHCKETKQQVYGTGVFASISSICNAAIHSGIITNTGGKVIVRKMAGQNIYKGSNSNGVRSLSLPKWRESFVVSEGKPKKGVIYPSTLDYVPSRPTYVKTSQKEAKSPAVTTALPMTAAPELTTATTPEPTTTITTTLAPTTTTTTTITTPPPPTTTKARAAVHKVRDAGSSHPYLASVAAASSRQSQNGQGKTFGQVFRGSAYPSRFPQRASAGLRRPETGSAIRRQPSSPVGPAFNRVQPAPPERTPTMSQANPAFPRRDWPPPSFPRPDWFPGARRPTDVSYAAPDSGYTWSEMDTPEMTARDHRPDISEYERWFYNFGPYLPRTTDSDGIRKVPLDTTHTRVEPVDAWKPEANLYESGFNVREQEPVPRTPEPVSQGDPNCKVDLAFLMDGSWSIGKRRFKIQKDFLSEVAQAINVGVAGPMMGIIQYGDDPVTEISLKSYSSSREVKSAIDKIVQKGGLSNVGKALTYINKQYYSDANGNRGGAPNVAVVLVDGWPTDKVEEASRLARESGINIFFVTIEGPDDNEKQNLVEANFVDKAVCRTNGFFSLPVTSWFALRKAVQPLVKRVCDTDRLVCSKTCLNANDIAFVIDGSSSVGTGNFRTVLQFVANVTREFEISDTDTRVGAVQYTYEQRLEFAFGQYNNKAELLNAIKRINYWSGGTSTGAAITYAAEQLFSKSKPNKRKIMIVITDGRSYDDVRAPALAVHRQGVIAYSIGIAWAAQDELEYIATDPDKEHSFFVDEFDNLYKFVPKIIQNICQEFNSQPRN, encoded by the exons ATGAACAGTGCAGCACTCACTGTCGTCTGCCTCG cgCTCCTCCTGTCCTGTGCTTGCGGGGCCAAGCCTAACGGATCAAAGAACAAGAAACCAAAGCAAG TTGTTCCAGCCATAGAGTGTGATGTCAGAGCAGGAAAGATCAATCTTCCAGAGTTCATTGTCAAATGTCCTGCACACTGTAAGGAGACAAAGCAGCAAGTCTATGGTACAGGCGTGTTTGCCTCCATCTCCAGCATCTGCAACGCAGCCATCCACAG TGGCATCATCACCAACACAGGAGGGAAGGTGATTGTGAGGAAGATGGCCGGCCAAAACATCTACAAAGGCAGCAATTCCAATGGAGtgcgctctctgtctctccctaaGTGGAGGGAGTCATTTGTTGTCTCAG aggGAAAGCCTAAGAAAGGAGTGATCTACCCCTCTACTCTGGACTATGTCCCTTCAAGACCAACCTACGTGAAGACAA GTCAAAAGGAGGCTAAATCCCCTGCGGTCACCACAGCACTGCCTATGACAGCAGCCCCTGAACTCACCACAGCTACAACACCTgaacccaccaccaccatcaccaccacactggctcccaccaccaccaccaccaccaccatcactaCACCTCCACCACCCACTACTACCAAGGCTCGGGCTGCTGTCCATAAAGTCAGGGATGCAG GCAGCAGTCACCCATACCTTGCCTCTGTGGCAGCCGCAAGTTCAA GACAGTCACAGAATGGTCAAGGAAAGACTTTCGGCCAAG TATTCAGAGGAAGTGCCTATCCGAGTAGATTCCCACAACGTGCCAGCGCAG GTCTGCGCAGACCAGAGACAGGGTCGGCTATCAGGAGACAGCCTTCCTCTCCAGTTGGCCCAG CTTTTAACAGGGTTCAGCCAGCCCCACCCGAGCGGACTCCAACCATGAGCCAGGCCAACCCTG CTTTTCCCAGAAGGGATTGGCcacccccctccttccctcgTCCTGATTGGTTCCCCGGAGCTCGACGACCAACAG ATGTTAGTTATGCAGCTCCAGACTCAGGATACACGTGGAGTGAGATGGACACACCTGAGATGACAG CTCGGGATCACAGGCCTGATATCTCAGAATATGAGCGCTGGTTTTATAACTTTGGACCATACC TGCCTCGCACCACTGACTCAGATGGCATCCGTAAAGTGCCATTGGACACCACCCATACTAGAG TGGAGCCAGTGGATGCATGGAAACCAGAAGCAAACCTTTATGAATCAG GCTTCAATGTGAGAGAGCAAGAACCTGTACCCAGAACACCTGAGCCTGTGTCACAGGGAGACCCGA aTTGTAAGGTGGACCTGGCCTTCCTGATGGATGGAAGCTGGAGCATTGGCAAGAGGCGCTTTAAGATCCAGaaggacttcctgtctgaggtGGCTCAGGCAATCAACGTGGGTGTAGCTGGACCCATGATGGGCATCATCCAATATGG GGATGACCCGGTGACAGAGATCAGTCTGAAGTCTTACTCCAGCTCCAGAGAGGTCAAGTCAGCCATTGATAAGATTGTGCAGAAAGGAGGCCTCTCCAATGTGG GAAAGGCCCTCACCTACATCAACAAGCAGTACTACAGTGACGCCAATGGAAATCGAGGAGGCGCTCCTAACGTGGCCGTGGTGCTGGTGGACGGCTGGCCCACAGACAAGGTGGAGGAGGCATCTCGGCTCGCTCGGGAGTCTGGCATCAACATATTCTTCGTCACCATCGAGGGTCCTGATGACAATGAGAAGCAAAACCTGGTTGAGGCCAACTTTGTCGACAAG GCTGTGTGTCGGACAAACGGCTTCTTCTCCCTGCCTGTGACCAGCTGGTTTGCTCTGAGGAAGGCCGTGCAGCCCCTGGTGAAGAGAGTGTGTGACACAGACCGCCTGGTGTGCAGCAAAACCTGCCTCAACGCCAACGATATCGCCTTCGTCATCGACGGCTCCAGCAGCGTGGGAACCGGCAACTTCCGcacagtgctgcagtttgtggccAACGTCACGCGAGAGTTTGAGATCTCTGACACGGACACGCGGGTCGGAGCTGTGCAGTACACCTACGAGCAGAGGCTTGAGTTCGCCTTCGGCCAGTACAACAACAAAGCCGAGCTGCTGAACGCCATCAAACGCATCAACTACTGGAGCGGCGGGACCAGCACTGGTGCTGCCATCACCTACGCCGCAGAGCAGCTTTTCAGCAAATCCAAACCCAACAAACGCAAGATCATGATTGTTATTACAGATGGGCGTTCCTATGACGACGTCAGGGCACCTGCACTGGCTGTCCACCGCCAAG
- the vit gene encoding vitrin isoform X2, whose product MNSAALTVVCLALLLSCACGAKPNGSKNKKPKQVVPAIECDVRAGKINLPEFIVKCPAHCKETKQQVYGTGVFASISSICNAAIHSGIITNTGGKVIVRKMAGQNIYKGSNSNGVRSLSLPKWRESFVVSEGKPKKGVIYPSTLDYVPSRPTYVKTSQKEAKSPAVTTALPMTAAPELTTATTPEPTTTITTTLAPTTTTTTTITTPPPPTTTKARAAVHKVRDAGSSHPYLASVAAASSRQSQNGQGKTFGQVFRGSAYPSRFPQRASAGLRRPETGSAIRRQPSSPVGPAFNRVQPAPPERTPTMSQANPAFPRRDWPPPSFPRPDWFPGARRPTDVSYAAPDSGYTWSEMDTPEMTVPRTTDSDGIRKVPLDTTHTRVEPVDAWKPEANLYESGFNVREQEPVPRTPEPVSQGDPNCKVDLAFLMDGSWSIGKRRFKIQKDFLSEVAQAINVGVAGPMMGIIQYGDDPVTEISLKSYSSSREVKSAIDKIVQKGGLSNVGKALTYINKQYYSDANGNRGGAPNVAVVLVDGWPTDKVEEASRLARESGINIFFVTIEGPDDNEKQNLVEANFVDKAVCRTNGFFSLPVTSWFALRKAVQPLVKRVCDTDRLVCSKTCLNANDIAFVIDGSSSVGTGNFRTVLQFVANVTREFEISDTDTRVGAVQYTYEQRLEFAFGQYNNKAELLNAIKRINYWSGGTSTGAAITYAAEQLFSKSKPNKRKIMIVITDGRSYDDVRAPALAVHRQGVIAYSIGIAWAAQDELEYIATDPDKEHSFFVDEFDNLYKFVPKIIQNICQEFNSQPRN is encoded by the exons ATGAACAGTGCAGCACTCACTGTCGTCTGCCTCG cgCTCCTCCTGTCCTGTGCTTGCGGGGCCAAGCCTAACGGATCAAAGAACAAGAAACCAAAGCAAG TTGTTCCAGCCATAGAGTGTGATGTCAGAGCAGGAAAGATCAATCTTCCAGAGTTCATTGTCAAATGTCCTGCACACTGTAAGGAGACAAAGCAGCAAGTCTATGGTACAGGCGTGTTTGCCTCCATCTCCAGCATCTGCAACGCAGCCATCCACAG TGGCATCATCACCAACACAGGAGGGAAGGTGATTGTGAGGAAGATGGCCGGCCAAAACATCTACAAAGGCAGCAATTCCAATGGAGtgcgctctctgtctctccctaaGTGGAGGGAGTCATTTGTTGTCTCAG aggGAAAGCCTAAGAAAGGAGTGATCTACCCCTCTACTCTGGACTATGTCCCTTCAAGACCAACCTACGTGAAGACAA GTCAAAAGGAGGCTAAATCCCCTGCGGTCACCACAGCACTGCCTATGACAGCAGCCCCTGAACTCACCACAGCTACAACACCTgaacccaccaccaccatcaccaccacactggctcccaccaccaccaccaccaccaccatcactaCACCTCCACCACCCACTACTACCAAGGCTCGGGCTGCTGTCCATAAAGTCAGGGATGCAG GCAGCAGTCACCCATACCTTGCCTCTGTGGCAGCCGCAAGTTCAA GACAGTCACAGAATGGTCAAGGAAAGACTTTCGGCCAAG TATTCAGAGGAAGTGCCTATCCGAGTAGATTCCCACAACGTGCCAGCGCAG GTCTGCGCAGACCAGAGACAGGGTCGGCTATCAGGAGACAGCCTTCCTCTCCAGTTGGCCCAG CTTTTAACAGGGTTCAGCCAGCCCCACCCGAGCGGACTCCAACCATGAGCCAGGCCAACCCTG CTTTTCCCAGAAGGGATTGGCcacccccctccttccctcgTCCTGATTGGTTCCCCGGAGCTCGACGACCAACAG ATGTTAGTTATGCAGCTCCAGACTCAGGATACACGTGGAGTGAGATGGACACACCTGAGATGACAG TGCCTCGCACCACTGACTCAGATGGCATCCGTAAAGTGCCATTGGACACCACCCATACTAGAG TGGAGCCAGTGGATGCATGGAAACCAGAAGCAAACCTTTATGAATCAG GCTTCAATGTGAGAGAGCAAGAACCTGTACCCAGAACACCTGAGCCTGTGTCACAGGGAGACCCGA aTTGTAAGGTGGACCTGGCCTTCCTGATGGATGGAAGCTGGAGCATTGGCAAGAGGCGCTTTAAGATCCAGaaggacttcctgtctgaggtGGCTCAGGCAATCAACGTGGGTGTAGCTGGACCCATGATGGGCATCATCCAATATGG GGATGACCCGGTGACAGAGATCAGTCTGAAGTCTTACTCCAGCTCCAGAGAGGTCAAGTCAGCCATTGATAAGATTGTGCAGAAAGGAGGCCTCTCCAATGTGG GAAAGGCCCTCACCTACATCAACAAGCAGTACTACAGTGACGCCAATGGAAATCGAGGAGGCGCTCCTAACGTGGCCGTGGTGCTGGTGGACGGCTGGCCCACAGACAAGGTGGAGGAGGCATCTCGGCTCGCTCGGGAGTCTGGCATCAACATATTCTTCGTCACCATCGAGGGTCCTGATGACAATGAGAAGCAAAACCTGGTTGAGGCCAACTTTGTCGACAAG GCTGTGTGTCGGACAAACGGCTTCTTCTCCCTGCCTGTGACCAGCTGGTTTGCTCTGAGGAAGGCCGTGCAGCCCCTGGTGAAGAGAGTGTGTGACACAGACCGCCTGGTGTGCAGCAAAACCTGCCTCAACGCCAACGATATCGCCTTCGTCATCGACGGCTCCAGCAGCGTGGGAACCGGCAACTTCCGcacagtgctgcagtttgtggccAACGTCACGCGAGAGTTTGAGATCTCTGACACGGACACGCGGGTCGGAGCTGTGCAGTACACCTACGAGCAGAGGCTTGAGTTCGCCTTCGGCCAGTACAACAACAAAGCCGAGCTGCTGAACGCCATCAAACGCATCAACTACTGGAGCGGCGGGACCAGCACTGGTGCTGCCATCACCTACGCCGCAGAGCAGCTTTTCAGCAAATCCAAACCCAACAAACGCAAGATCATGATTGTTATTACAGATGGGCGTTCCTATGACGACGTCAGGGCACCTGCACTGGCTGTCCACCGCCAAG
- the vit gene encoding vitrin isoform X3, with protein sequence MNSAALTVVCLALLLSCACGAKPNGSKNKKPKQVVPAIECDVRAGKINLPEFIVKCPAHCKETKQQVYGTGVFASISSICNAAIHSGIITNTGGKVIVRKMAGQNIYKGSNSNGVRSLSLPKWRESFVVSEGKPKKGVIYPSTLDYVPSRPTYVKTSQKEAKSPAVTTALPMTAAPELTTATTPEPTTTITTTLAPTTTTTTTITTPPPPTTTKARAAVHKVRDAGLRRPETGSAIRRQPSSPVGPAFNRVQPAPPERTPTMSQANPAFPRRDWPPPSFPRPDWFPGARRPTDVSYAAPDSGYTWSEMDTPEMTARDHRPDISEYERWFYNFGPYLPRTTDSDGIRKVPLDTTHTRVEPVDAWKPEANLYESGFNVREQEPVPRTPEPVSQGDPNCKVDLAFLMDGSWSIGKRRFKIQKDFLSEVAQAINVGVAGPMMGIIQYGDDPVTEISLKSYSSSREVKSAIDKIVQKGGLSNVGKALTYINKQYYSDANGNRGGAPNVAVVLVDGWPTDKVEEASRLARESGINIFFVTIEGPDDNEKQNLVEANFVDKAVCRTNGFFSLPVTSWFALRKAVQPLVKRVCDTDRLVCSKTCLNANDIAFVIDGSSSVGTGNFRTVLQFVANVTREFEISDTDTRVGAVQYTYEQRLEFAFGQYNNKAELLNAIKRINYWSGGTSTGAAITYAAEQLFSKSKPNKRKIMIVITDGRSYDDVRAPALAVHRQGVIAYSIGIAWAAQDELEYIATDPDKEHSFFVDEFDNLYKFVPKIIQNICQEFNSQPRN encoded by the exons ATGAACAGTGCAGCACTCACTGTCGTCTGCCTCG cgCTCCTCCTGTCCTGTGCTTGCGGGGCCAAGCCTAACGGATCAAAGAACAAGAAACCAAAGCAAG TTGTTCCAGCCATAGAGTGTGATGTCAGAGCAGGAAAGATCAATCTTCCAGAGTTCATTGTCAAATGTCCTGCACACTGTAAGGAGACAAAGCAGCAAGTCTATGGTACAGGCGTGTTTGCCTCCATCTCCAGCATCTGCAACGCAGCCATCCACAG TGGCATCATCACCAACACAGGAGGGAAGGTGATTGTGAGGAAGATGGCCGGCCAAAACATCTACAAAGGCAGCAATTCCAATGGAGtgcgctctctgtctctccctaaGTGGAGGGAGTCATTTGTTGTCTCAG aggGAAAGCCTAAGAAAGGAGTGATCTACCCCTCTACTCTGGACTATGTCCCTTCAAGACCAACCTACGTGAAGACAA GTCAAAAGGAGGCTAAATCCCCTGCGGTCACCACAGCACTGCCTATGACAGCAGCCCCTGAACTCACCACAGCTACAACACCTgaacccaccaccaccatcaccaccacactggctcccaccaccaccaccaccaccaccatcactaCACCTCCACCACCCACTACTACCAAGGCTCGGGCTGCTGTCCATAAAGTCAGGGATGCAG GTCTGCGCAGACCAGAGACAGGGTCGGCTATCAGGAGACAGCCTTCCTCTCCAGTTGGCCCAG CTTTTAACAGGGTTCAGCCAGCCCCACCCGAGCGGACTCCAACCATGAGCCAGGCCAACCCTG CTTTTCCCAGAAGGGATTGGCcacccccctccttccctcgTCCTGATTGGTTCCCCGGAGCTCGACGACCAACAG ATGTTAGTTATGCAGCTCCAGACTCAGGATACACGTGGAGTGAGATGGACACACCTGAGATGACAG CTCGGGATCACAGGCCTGATATCTCAGAATATGAGCGCTGGTTTTATAACTTTGGACCATACC TGCCTCGCACCACTGACTCAGATGGCATCCGTAAAGTGCCATTGGACACCACCCATACTAGAG TGGAGCCAGTGGATGCATGGAAACCAGAAGCAAACCTTTATGAATCAG GCTTCAATGTGAGAGAGCAAGAACCTGTACCCAGAACACCTGAGCCTGTGTCACAGGGAGACCCGA aTTGTAAGGTGGACCTGGCCTTCCTGATGGATGGAAGCTGGAGCATTGGCAAGAGGCGCTTTAAGATCCAGaaggacttcctgtctgaggtGGCTCAGGCAATCAACGTGGGTGTAGCTGGACCCATGATGGGCATCATCCAATATGG GGATGACCCGGTGACAGAGATCAGTCTGAAGTCTTACTCCAGCTCCAGAGAGGTCAAGTCAGCCATTGATAAGATTGTGCAGAAAGGAGGCCTCTCCAATGTGG GAAAGGCCCTCACCTACATCAACAAGCAGTACTACAGTGACGCCAATGGAAATCGAGGAGGCGCTCCTAACGTGGCCGTGGTGCTGGTGGACGGCTGGCCCACAGACAAGGTGGAGGAGGCATCTCGGCTCGCTCGGGAGTCTGGCATCAACATATTCTTCGTCACCATCGAGGGTCCTGATGACAATGAGAAGCAAAACCTGGTTGAGGCCAACTTTGTCGACAAG GCTGTGTGTCGGACAAACGGCTTCTTCTCCCTGCCTGTGACCAGCTGGTTTGCTCTGAGGAAGGCCGTGCAGCCCCTGGTGAAGAGAGTGTGTGACACAGACCGCCTGGTGTGCAGCAAAACCTGCCTCAACGCCAACGATATCGCCTTCGTCATCGACGGCTCCAGCAGCGTGGGAACCGGCAACTTCCGcacagtgctgcagtttgtggccAACGTCACGCGAGAGTTTGAGATCTCTGACACGGACACGCGGGTCGGAGCTGTGCAGTACACCTACGAGCAGAGGCTTGAGTTCGCCTTCGGCCAGTACAACAACAAAGCCGAGCTGCTGAACGCCATCAAACGCATCAACTACTGGAGCGGCGGGACCAGCACTGGTGCTGCCATCACCTACGCCGCAGAGCAGCTTTTCAGCAAATCCAAACCCAACAAACGCAAGATCATGATTGTTATTACAGATGGGCGTTCCTATGACGACGTCAGGGCACCTGCACTGGCTGTCCACCGCCAAG